From a region of the Deinococcus metallilatus genome:
- a CDS encoding UTRA domain-containing protein — protein sequence MNLLAEEAGLLRGPPGTAVLLIRRTAFSGERRVSYVNSWVRSDRFRFQASFVP from the coding sequence GTGAATCTGCTGGCCGAGGAGGCGGGGCTCCTGCGGGGCCCCCCCGGCACGGCGGTCCTGCTGATTCGCCGGACGGCGTTCAGTGGGGAGCGGCGGGTCAGCTACGTGAACTCCTGGGTGAGGAGTGACCGCTTCCGGTTCCAGGCCTCGTTCGTGCCCTGA